From a single Anoplolepis gracilipes chromosome 3, ASM4749672v1, whole genome shotgun sequence genomic region:
- the Salm gene encoding homeotic protein spalt-major isoform X2, whose translation MMINIVYYLRNRRCCCVSIGEENDFISDGEESGGGAGGEEAVDLTAARSHQGDEDDKDADDPLGEDEEDGGDEQDEQYEDEEGSRKQIRHRQDAENNNSFVGSGSTSASGIFPPAGTSHVTLEALQNTKVAVAQFAATALAGGVDSDAALQDLAFLQSTLYNLQHQQVLQLQFISQLQQQLSITQKQPVAQPSSIEPADSKEASSSPIIHPKPLSSLTSPPSSRPPSHHHSSPAPLTPNLLQERPTSTSSASPLNLPLSSSGTTCTTTATTTSSQISLSHQMPPLCSISSSLASSIITNNDPPPLHEPNTLEMLQKRAQEVLDNASQGLLANNLADELAFRGSKGSRLSPYDSKTSGGRGEPFFKHRCRFCGKVFGSDSALQIHIRSHTGERPFKCNVCGSRFTTKGNLKVHFQRHTAKFPHVKMNPNPVPEHLDKYHPPLLQQIASGQRPISPPPPPLAIHHPSCHPARREHSFLPPQPPLPLSLSSPGMILCRLPVINHRDDQDVPENLSKPVTTAPPMSPPSPAAMSNSHHSFHDNHHQQQQQPQPQQKQQLEQREEIKLEQRSPGQDQYQQRPMSQEDAGRITPKREPEETDEPVETEDGEDFEETTRRSLNSPSSLVNPSFQPQTYEDCSMDSKISGRLEGDGEMEMDEETEEQPENLSGKGTINRLPQQMIGYPGASPASSSASSGSLQTSFAGILFPSAPTHHQIPPHFPAVSTAGQTPTVSANDMIDPAKDPAIYSSLLPRPGSNDNSWESLIEITKTSETSKLQQLVDNIEHKLSDPNQCIVCHRVLSCKSALLMHYRTHTGERPFKCKICGRAFTTKGNLKTHMGVHRAKPPLRVLHQCPVCHKKFTNALVLQQHIRLHTGEPTDLSPEQIQAAEVNEFPGCYPQPQISFFPQGFPPIHPPGGFTLGFPGSRQPTIEQQSHENDVDLKEESQQQRHRFMDEHIEEMEDQDDEEQDRREDDDRCEMNRDRPTSSAEMIEKEQEHDNEEIEHRDMILPMFSTSLAALENQVKTITTTIATTTIANAARSPPSFHRYNGSEKSDSSPTSGAPLDLTPRASSTPASVASASPTPPPPPPPQTAPSHHPSHPFSMFAGLLQAVSSAPATSTPGTSNINSVTSMSAVNPGNAPGGGPLASLTTSAVLAASSTYNPLGLAVGGPAVRGNTTCKFCYKTFACQSALEIHYRSHTKERPFKCTICDRGFSTKNDDSGQQVCSCAEQPFAAKGPIPPQPNPQYRSYPARSAAGNHEKPKRRRRRPEERKNRGRTGAGGGRRLTSVYPAVRLPPLMPPALGLLPSDHVFLGNMKQHMLTHKIRDMPPHLFSDAKQPQPQQQHQQQQQQQQQQQQQQQQQQQQHQQQQTQCQDHETSRSPMCTDDSSLPPPPPPPPPPPPMPPTSIESAIPVKRSPPEGDLPAPKRPANMPSKHLCQICNKNFSSSSALQIHMRTHTGDKPFRCTVCQKAFTTKGNLKVHMGTHMFTNGTSRRGRRMSLDLPPLPITPKDSEFLQRRPDLFYPYLPAPFLNGVQQKLNEISVIQSNNGLPPHSLGAGKYAASLFGSVYGAGGGGFPLDKQPMAPTSNGPLVDGKSAIPSGSMLFQTPSPTHSPGAPSSNGSNQNSVNVPSWTGDALQHHFDRETPSRTENDATPPTAARLPPPPARGEGLAA comes from the exons GTGAAGAAAATGACTTCATATCAGACGGTGAGGAGAGCGGCGGTGGGGCAGGAGGCGAGGAAGCTGTGGATCTCACCGCGGCGAGATCGCATCAGGGCGACGAGGACGACAAGGATGCCGATGATCCTCTCGGCGAGGATGAAGAAGACGGTGGTGACGAACAAGACGAGCAATACGAGGACGAGGAGGGTTCGCGAAAACAGATTCGCCATCGGCAGGACGCAGAAAACAACAACAGTTTTGTCGGGAGTGGCTCAACCTCCGCAAGTGGAATATTTCCACCCGCTGGAACTAGTCATGTCACTCTCGAGGCCCTTCAAAATACGAAAGTTGCGGTCGCGCAGTTCGCTGCCACCGCCCTCGCTGGTGGAGTCGATAGCGACGCGGCATTACAGGATCTGGCCTTTCTACAAAGTACGCTGTATAATCTTCAGCATCAACAGGTACTCCAGTTACAATTTATCAGCCAGCTTCAGCAACAATTATCGATCACTCAAAAGCAACCGGTAGCGCAACCGTCGTCAATAGAGCCAGCTGATAGCAAGGAGGCCTCGTCGTCTCCCATCATTCATCCGAAACCATTGTCGAGTCTCACATCACCACCTTCTTCCCGGCCACCGAGTCATCATCACTCATCACCAGCGCCACTGACGCCGAATCTGCTTCAAGAACGACCGACCTCGACGAGTAGTGCCTCTCCATTAAATCTACCCCTGTCTTCGTCTGGCACTACATGTACGACTACCGCTACGACTACCAGCAGTCAAATCTCATTGTCGCATCAAATGCCGCCTCTTTGCTCGATCAGTTCTTCCCTCGCTTCGTCTATCATAACGAACAACGATCCACCGCCGCTTCACGAACCGAACACGCTGGAGATGCTGCAGAAACGCGCCCAGGAGGTGTTGGACAACGCGAGTCAAGGTCTATTGGCCAACAATCTGGCCGATGAGCTCGCGTTTAGAGGCAGTAAAGGCTCACGGCTCTCGCCTTACGACTCGAAAACGAGCGGCGGTCGCGGCGAGCCTTTCTTCAAGCATCGATGTCGCTTCTGTGGCAAGGTCTTCGGCAGCGATTCAGCACTACAGATCCACATACGATCCCATACAGGTGAGCGACCCTTTAAGTGCAACGTCTGCGGAAGCCGATTCACCACCAAGGGCAACTTGAAGGTCCACTTTCAGAGGCATACGGCCAAGTTTCCACACGTAAAGATGAATCCGAATCCCGTTCCAGAACATCTAGACAAATACCATCCGCCCCTCTTGCAACAAATTGCTTCCGGGCAACGGCCAATATCCCCGCCGCCGCCACCTCTCGCCATTCATCATCCCTCGTGTCATCCGGCACGTAGGGAGCACAGTTTTCTACCACCACAGCCGCCTTTACCTCTCAGTCTCAGTTCGCCCGGCATGATCCTTTGCCGATTACCGGTTATTAATCACCGGGACGATCAGGATGTGCCGGAAAACCTTAGTAAACCCGTAACGACTGCCCCGCCGATGTCTCCTCCTTCCCCTGCCGCTATGTCGAATTCTCATCATTCCTTTCACGACAATCATcatcaacaacaacaacaaccaCAACCACAACAAAAGCAGCAACTCGAGCAGAGAGAGGAGATAAAGCTCGAGCAGAGATCGCCTGGACAGGATCAGTACCAGCAACGACCAATGAGCCAGGAAGACGCCGGGCGCATAACCCCGAAAAGAGAGCCTGAGGAGACGGACGAACCTGTGGAAACGGAAGACGGCGAGGACTTTGAGGAAACAACGAGACGATCTCTCAACTCACCTTCATCCTTGGTGAATCCATCGTTTCAGCCACAAACGTACGAAGACTGTAGTATGGACAGCAAGATCAGCGGACGTTTAGAAGGCGACGGGGAAATGGAAATGGACGAAGAAACGGAAGAGCAACCGGAGAACCTCTCTGGCAAGGGTACGATCAATCGCTTGCCCCAACAGATGATAGGATATCCCGGAGCTTCTCCAGCTAGTAGTAGCGCGAGTAGTGGTAGTCTTCAGACATCCTTTGCGGGGATTTTGTTTCCGAGTGCACCGACTCATCATCAAATACCTCCTCATTTTCCAGCCGTTTCGACCGCTGGACAGACGCCGACCGTTTCCGCGAATGACATGATCGATCCGGCTAAGGATCCAGCGATTTATTCGAGCTTGTTACCGCGACCAGGTAGCAACGACAATTCCTGGGAAAGTTTGATTGAGATAACGAAAACTTCGGAGACGTCAAAATTACAGCAGCTAGTCGATAATATTGAACATAAACTGAGTGATCCTAATCAGTGCATCGTTTGTCATAGAGTGCTCTCGTGCAAGAGCGCGTTACTAATGCATTATCGCACTCACACGGGCGAACGTCCATTCAAGTGTAAAATCTGCGGTCGCGCGTTTACCACTAAGGGCAATTTAAAGACTCATATGGGAGTGCATAGGGCTAAACCACCACTAAGAGTGCTGCACCAGTGTCCGGTGTGTCACAAGAAGTTCACGAACGCTCTTGTGCTTCAGCAGCACATACGTCTTCACACTGGAGAACCTACCGATCTTAGTCCAGAGCAGATTCAAGCAGCTGAAGTTAATGAGTTTCCGGGTTGTTATCCTCAACCTCAGATTTCCTTCTTCCCGCAAGGATTTCCGCCGATACACCCTCCCGGTGGCTTTACCTTAGGATTCCCTGGATCTAGGCAACCAACCATCGAGCAACAATCGCATGAAAATGACGTGGATTTGAAGGAAGAGTCTCAGCAACAACGGCATAGATTTATGGACGAACATATCGAGGAGATGGAAGATCAGGATGACGAGGAGCAAGATCGCAGAGAAGACGACGATAGGTGCGAGATGAATCGCGATAGACCTACGTCTAGTGCCGAGATGATCGAGAAAGAGCAGGAGCACGACAACGAGGAGATCGAGCACAGAGACATGATACTTCCCATGTTTTCAACTTCGCTAGCGGCTCTCGAGAACCAAGTAAAGACCATCACCACCACGATTGCCACGACGACGATCGCCAACGCAGCCAGATCGCCGCCGTCCTTTCACCGATACAATGGTAGCGAGAAGAGTGACAGCTCGCCAACGTCCGGTGCCCCGCTCGATTTGACACCTCGCGCTTCCTCCACTCCGGCATCGGTAGCTTCCGCATCGCCaacaccaccaccaccgccgccACCCCAGACTGCACCGTCGCATCATCCATCGCATCCCTTCAGCATGTTTGCCGGACTGCTGCAAGCGGTTTCGTCCGCCCCAGCCACCAGTACGCCAGGCACGTCCAATATAAATAGCGTCACGTCGATGAGCGCGGTCAATCCGGGAAACGCTCCCGGCGGTGGACCTCTAGCCTCGCTAACCACCTCAGCTGTCCTAGCCGCGTCGTCGACTTACAATCCGCTCGGTCTAGCTGTCGGAGGGCCAGCAG TACGTGGCAACACCACTTGTAAATTCTGCTACAAGACGTTCGCGTGTCAATCCGCGTTGGAGATACATTACCGGAGTCATACAAAGGAACGACCTTTCAAATGCACTATATGCGACCGAGGTTTTTCCACAAAG AACGACGATTCCGGTCAGCAAGTATGTTCCTGCGCGGAGCAACCCTTCGCCGCGAAGGGTCCGATCCCCCCACAACCCAATCCCCAATACCGCTCGTACCCGGCGAGATCGGCCGCCGGAAATCATGAGAAACCGAAACGCAGGCGGCGGCGGCCTGAGGAGCGGAAGAACCGGGGGCGGACAGGAGCAGGAGGGGGGCGAAGGCTGACGTCTGTTTATCCTGCCGTCCGCCTGCCCCCGCTGATGCCACCCGCCCTCGGACTTCTACCCTCGGACCACGTCTTCCTG GGTAATATGAAGCAGCACATGTTGACTCATAAGATTCGCGATATGCCGCCGCATCTATTCAGCGATGCAAAGCAACCGCAACCGCAGCAACAGCatcagcaacaacaacaacaacaacaacagcagcagcagcagcagcagcagcagcagcagcaacatcAGCAGCAGCAGACGCAATGTCAGGATCACGAAACTTCCAGGAGCCCAATGTGCACCGATGACTCGAGCCTACCACCCCCGCctccaccaccaccaccgcctCCACCGATGCCACCTACGTCAATCGAGTCGGCGATACCAGTAAAGAGATCCCCGCCAGAAGGAGATTTGCCAGCGCCAAAGAGACCAGCCA ACATGCCGAGCAAGCACTTGTGCCAGATTTGCAATAAGAATTTCTCCTCGTCTTCGGCGCTCCAGATCCATATGAGAACCCACACTGGCGACAAACCATTCCGATGCACCGTCTGTCAGAAGGCGTTCACCACCAAAGGCAACCTTAAg GTACACATGGGCACTCATATGTTCACCAACGGAACGTCACGTCGAGGTCGAAGAATGTCATTGGATCTACCTCCCCTGCCAATCACGCCCAAGGACTCGGAGTTTCTGCAACGACGACCGGACCTTTTTTACCCATATCTTCCCGCACCATTCCTTAACGGCGTCCAGCAGAAG CTGAACGAGATCTCGGTGATTCAAAGTAACAACGGATTGCCACCTCATTCCTTGGGCGCGGGCAAATACGCGGCGAGTCTGTTCGGCTCGGTGTACGGAGCTGGTGGAGGCGGTTTCCCCTTGGATAAGCAGCCGATGGCGCCAACCAGCAACGGACCCCTTGTGGACGGCAAATCCGCTATTCCGTCGGGCTCCATGCTTTTCCAAACACCATCGCCCACGCACTCACCCGGTGCGCCATCGTCCAACGGTAGTAATCAAAACTCAGTTAACGTGCCGTCCTGGACCGGTGACGCTCTTCAGCATCATTTCGATCGGGAGACACCGAGCAGAACCGAGAACGACGCCACGCCGCCCACCGCCGCACGTCTACCACCGCCACCGGCGAGGGGAGAGGGATTAGCCGCGTGA
- the Salm gene encoding homeotic protein spalt-major isoform X1, giving the protein MSRRKQARPSRAHLEEDLVQGPLLINPVGTVTSEIREENDFISDGEESGGGAGGEEAVDLTAARSHQGDEDDKDADDPLGEDEEDGGDEQDEQYEDEEGSRKQIRHRQDAENNNSFVGSGSTSASGIFPPAGTSHVTLEALQNTKVAVAQFAATALAGGVDSDAALQDLAFLQSTLYNLQHQQVLQLQFISQLQQQLSITQKQPVAQPSSIEPADSKEASSSPIIHPKPLSSLTSPPSSRPPSHHHSSPAPLTPNLLQERPTSTSSASPLNLPLSSSGTTCTTTATTTSSQISLSHQMPPLCSISSSLASSIITNNDPPPLHEPNTLEMLQKRAQEVLDNASQGLLANNLADELAFRGSKGSRLSPYDSKTSGGRGEPFFKHRCRFCGKVFGSDSALQIHIRSHTGERPFKCNVCGSRFTTKGNLKVHFQRHTAKFPHVKMNPNPVPEHLDKYHPPLLQQIASGQRPISPPPPPLAIHHPSCHPARREHSFLPPQPPLPLSLSSPGMILCRLPVINHRDDQDVPENLSKPVTTAPPMSPPSPAAMSNSHHSFHDNHHQQQQQPQPQQKQQLEQREEIKLEQRSPGQDQYQQRPMSQEDAGRITPKREPEETDEPVETEDGEDFEETTRRSLNSPSSLVNPSFQPQTYEDCSMDSKISGRLEGDGEMEMDEETEEQPENLSGKGTINRLPQQMIGYPGASPASSSASSGSLQTSFAGILFPSAPTHHQIPPHFPAVSTAGQTPTVSANDMIDPAKDPAIYSSLLPRPGSNDNSWESLIEITKTSETSKLQQLVDNIEHKLSDPNQCIVCHRVLSCKSALLMHYRTHTGERPFKCKICGRAFTTKGNLKTHMGVHRAKPPLRVLHQCPVCHKKFTNALVLQQHIRLHTGEPTDLSPEQIQAAEVNEFPGCYPQPQISFFPQGFPPIHPPGGFTLGFPGSRQPTIEQQSHENDVDLKEESQQQRHRFMDEHIEEMEDQDDEEQDRREDDDRCEMNRDRPTSSAEMIEKEQEHDNEEIEHRDMILPMFSTSLAALENQVKTITTTIATTTIANAARSPPSFHRYNGSEKSDSSPTSGAPLDLTPRASSTPASVASASPTPPPPPPPQTAPSHHPSHPFSMFAGLLQAVSSAPATSTPGTSNINSVTSMSAVNPGNAPGGGPLASLTTSAVLAASSTYNPLGLAVGGPAVRGNTTCKFCYKTFACQSALEIHYRSHTKERPFKCTICDRGFSTKNDDSGQQVCSCAEQPFAAKGPIPPQPNPQYRSYPARSAAGNHEKPKRRRRRPEERKNRGRTGAGGGRRLTSVYPAVRLPPLMPPALGLLPSDHVFLGNMKQHMLTHKIRDMPPHLFSDAKQPQPQQQHQQQQQQQQQQQQQQQQQQQQHQQQQTQCQDHETSRSPMCTDDSSLPPPPPPPPPPPPMPPTSIESAIPVKRSPPEGDLPAPKRPANMPSKHLCQICNKNFSSSSALQIHMRTHTGDKPFRCTVCQKAFTTKGNLKVHMGTHMFTNGTSRRGRRMSLDLPPLPITPKDSEFLQRRPDLFYPYLPAPFLNGVQQKLNEISVIQSNNGLPPHSLGAGKYAASLFGSVYGAGGGGFPLDKQPMAPTSNGPLVDGKSAIPSGSMLFQTPSPTHSPGAPSSNGSNQNSVNVPSWTGDALQHHFDRETPSRTENDATPPTAARLPPPPARGEGLAA; this is encoded by the exons GTGAAGAAAATGACTTCATATCAGACGGTGAGGAGAGCGGCGGTGGGGCAGGAGGCGAGGAAGCTGTGGATCTCACCGCGGCGAGATCGCATCAGGGCGACGAGGACGACAAGGATGCCGATGATCCTCTCGGCGAGGATGAAGAAGACGGTGGTGACGAACAAGACGAGCAATACGAGGACGAGGAGGGTTCGCGAAAACAGATTCGCCATCGGCAGGACGCAGAAAACAACAACAGTTTTGTCGGGAGTGGCTCAACCTCCGCAAGTGGAATATTTCCACCCGCTGGAACTAGTCATGTCACTCTCGAGGCCCTTCAAAATACGAAAGTTGCGGTCGCGCAGTTCGCTGCCACCGCCCTCGCTGGTGGAGTCGATAGCGACGCGGCATTACAGGATCTGGCCTTTCTACAAAGTACGCTGTATAATCTTCAGCATCAACAGGTACTCCAGTTACAATTTATCAGCCAGCTTCAGCAACAATTATCGATCACTCAAAAGCAACCGGTAGCGCAACCGTCGTCAATAGAGCCAGCTGATAGCAAGGAGGCCTCGTCGTCTCCCATCATTCATCCGAAACCATTGTCGAGTCTCACATCACCACCTTCTTCCCGGCCACCGAGTCATCATCACTCATCACCAGCGCCACTGACGCCGAATCTGCTTCAAGAACGACCGACCTCGACGAGTAGTGCCTCTCCATTAAATCTACCCCTGTCTTCGTCTGGCACTACATGTACGACTACCGCTACGACTACCAGCAGTCAAATCTCATTGTCGCATCAAATGCCGCCTCTTTGCTCGATCAGTTCTTCCCTCGCTTCGTCTATCATAACGAACAACGATCCACCGCCGCTTCACGAACCGAACACGCTGGAGATGCTGCAGAAACGCGCCCAGGAGGTGTTGGACAACGCGAGTCAAGGTCTATTGGCCAACAATCTGGCCGATGAGCTCGCGTTTAGAGGCAGTAAAGGCTCACGGCTCTCGCCTTACGACTCGAAAACGAGCGGCGGTCGCGGCGAGCCTTTCTTCAAGCATCGATGTCGCTTCTGTGGCAAGGTCTTCGGCAGCGATTCAGCACTACAGATCCACATACGATCCCATACAGGTGAGCGACCCTTTAAGTGCAACGTCTGCGGAAGCCGATTCACCACCAAGGGCAACTTGAAGGTCCACTTTCAGAGGCATACGGCCAAGTTTCCACACGTAAAGATGAATCCGAATCCCGTTCCAGAACATCTAGACAAATACCATCCGCCCCTCTTGCAACAAATTGCTTCCGGGCAACGGCCAATATCCCCGCCGCCGCCACCTCTCGCCATTCATCATCCCTCGTGTCATCCGGCACGTAGGGAGCACAGTTTTCTACCACCACAGCCGCCTTTACCTCTCAGTCTCAGTTCGCCCGGCATGATCCTTTGCCGATTACCGGTTATTAATCACCGGGACGATCAGGATGTGCCGGAAAACCTTAGTAAACCCGTAACGACTGCCCCGCCGATGTCTCCTCCTTCCCCTGCCGCTATGTCGAATTCTCATCATTCCTTTCACGACAATCATcatcaacaacaacaacaaccaCAACCACAACAAAAGCAGCAACTCGAGCAGAGAGAGGAGATAAAGCTCGAGCAGAGATCGCCTGGACAGGATCAGTACCAGCAACGACCAATGAGCCAGGAAGACGCCGGGCGCATAACCCCGAAAAGAGAGCCTGAGGAGACGGACGAACCTGTGGAAACGGAAGACGGCGAGGACTTTGAGGAAACAACGAGACGATCTCTCAACTCACCTTCATCCTTGGTGAATCCATCGTTTCAGCCACAAACGTACGAAGACTGTAGTATGGACAGCAAGATCAGCGGACGTTTAGAAGGCGACGGGGAAATGGAAATGGACGAAGAAACGGAAGAGCAACCGGAGAACCTCTCTGGCAAGGGTACGATCAATCGCTTGCCCCAACAGATGATAGGATATCCCGGAGCTTCTCCAGCTAGTAGTAGCGCGAGTAGTGGTAGTCTTCAGACATCCTTTGCGGGGATTTTGTTTCCGAGTGCACCGACTCATCATCAAATACCTCCTCATTTTCCAGCCGTTTCGACCGCTGGACAGACGCCGACCGTTTCCGCGAATGACATGATCGATCCGGCTAAGGATCCAGCGATTTATTCGAGCTTGTTACCGCGACCAGGTAGCAACGACAATTCCTGGGAAAGTTTGATTGAGATAACGAAAACTTCGGAGACGTCAAAATTACAGCAGCTAGTCGATAATATTGAACATAAACTGAGTGATCCTAATCAGTGCATCGTTTGTCATAGAGTGCTCTCGTGCAAGAGCGCGTTACTAATGCATTATCGCACTCACACGGGCGAACGTCCATTCAAGTGTAAAATCTGCGGTCGCGCGTTTACCACTAAGGGCAATTTAAAGACTCATATGGGAGTGCATAGGGCTAAACCACCACTAAGAGTGCTGCACCAGTGTCCGGTGTGTCACAAGAAGTTCACGAACGCTCTTGTGCTTCAGCAGCACATACGTCTTCACACTGGAGAACCTACCGATCTTAGTCCAGAGCAGATTCAAGCAGCTGAAGTTAATGAGTTTCCGGGTTGTTATCCTCAACCTCAGATTTCCTTCTTCCCGCAAGGATTTCCGCCGATACACCCTCCCGGTGGCTTTACCTTAGGATTCCCTGGATCTAGGCAACCAACCATCGAGCAACAATCGCATGAAAATGACGTGGATTTGAAGGAAGAGTCTCAGCAACAACGGCATAGATTTATGGACGAACATATCGAGGAGATGGAAGATCAGGATGACGAGGAGCAAGATCGCAGAGAAGACGACGATAGGTGCGAGATGAATCGCGATAGACCTACGTCTAGTGCCGAGATGATCGAGAAAGAGCAGGAGCACGACAACGAGGAGATCGAGCACAGAGACATGATACTTCCCATGTTTTCAACTTCGCTAGCGGCTCTCGAGAACCAAGTAAAGACCATCACCACCACGATTGCCACGACGACGATCGCCAACGCAGCCAGATCGCCGCCGTCCTTTCACCGATACAATGGTAGCGAGAAGAGTGACAGCTCGCCAACGTCCGGTGCCCCGCTCGATTTGACACCTCGCGCTTCCTCCACTCCGGCATCGGTAGCTTCCGCATCGCCaacaccaccaccaccgccgccACCCCAGACTGCACCGTCGCATCATCCATCGCATCCCTTCAGCATGTTTGCCGGACTGCTGCAAGCGGTTTCGTCCGCCCCAGCCACCAGTACGCCAGGCACGTCCAATATAAATAGCGTCACGTCGATGAGCGCGGTCAATCCGGGAAACGCTCCCGGCGGTGGACCTCTAGCCTCGCTAACCACCTCAGCTGTCCTAGCCGCGTCGTCGACTTACAATCCGCTCGGTCTAGCTGTCGGAGGGCCAGCAG TACGTGGCAACACCACTTGTAAATTCTGCTACAAGACGTTCGCGTGTCAATCCGCGTTGGAGATACATTACCGGAGTCATACAAAGGAACGACCTTTCAAATGCACTATATGCGACCGAGGTTTTTCCACAAAG AACGACGATTCCGGTCAGCAAGTATGTTCCTGCGCGGAGCAACCCTTCGCCGCGAAGGGTCCGATCCCCCCACAACCCAATCCCCAATACCGCTCGTACCCGGCGAGATCGGCCGCCGGAAATCATGAGAAACCGAAACGCAGGCGGCGGCGGCCTGAGGAGCGGAAGAACCGGGGGCGGACAGGAGCAGGAGGGGGGCGAAGGCTGACGTCTGTTTATCCTGCCGTCCGCCTGCCCCCGCTGATGCCACCCGCCCTCGGACTTCTACCCTCGGACCACGTCTTCCTG GGTAATATGAAGCAGCACATGTTGACTCATAAGATTCGCGATATGCCGCCGCATCTATTCAGCGATGCAAAGCAACCGCAACCGCAGCAACAGCatcagcaacaacaacaacaacaacaacagcagcagcagcagcagcagcagcagcagcagcaacatcAGCAGCAGCAGACGCAATGTCAGGATCACGAAACTTCCAGGAGCCCAATGTGCACCGATGACTCGAGCCTACCACCCCCGCctccaccaccaccaccgcctCCACCGATGCCACCTACGTCAATCGAGTCGGCGATACCAGTAAAGAGATCCCCGCCAGAAGGAGATTTGCCAGCGCCAAAGAGACCAGCCA ACATGCCGAGCAAGCACTTGTGCCAGATTTGCAATAAGAATTTCTCCTCGTCTTCGGCGCTCCAGATCCATATGAGAACCCACACTGGCGACAAACCATTCCGATGCACCGTCTGTCAGAAGGCGTTCACCACCAAAGGCAACCTTAAg GTACACATGGGCACTCATATGTTCACCAACGGAACGTCACGTCGAGGTCGAAGAATGTCATTGGATCTACCTCCCCTGCCAATCACGCCCAAGGACTCGGAGTTTCTGCAACGACGACCGGACCTTTTTTACCCATATCTTCCCGCACCATTCCTTAACGGCGTCCAGCAGAAG CTGAACGAGATCTCGGTGATTCAAAGTAACAACGGATTGCCACCTCATTCCTTGGGCGCGGGCAAATACGCGGCGAGTCTGTTCGGCTCGGTGTACGGAGCTGGTGGAGGCGGTTTCCCCTTGGATAAGCAGCCGATGGCGCCAACCAGCAACGGACCCCTTGTGGACGGCAAATCCGCTATTCCGTCGGGCTCCATGCTTTTCCAAACACCATCGCCCACGCACTCACCCGGTGCGCCATCGTCCAACGGTAGTAATCAAAACTCAGTTAACGTGCCGTCCTGGACCGGTGACGCTCTTCAGCATCATTTCGATCGGGAGACACCGAGCAGAACCGAGAACGACGCCACGCCGCCCACCGCCGCACGTCTACCACCGCCACCGGCGAGGGGAGAGGGATTAGCCGCGTGA